A genomic region of Leptospira mtsangambouensis contains the following coding sequences:
- a CDS encoding tetratricopeptide repeat protein: protein MSRFQKNTLLTFSLLAFVAYAPLYYSIRNAIKKETLPVPYASPETVSYFSLGDWEVQGKESDPKTLRILSELIDFEFQKVTGGVYLGKENSLSSAKKQRTNFLLFGTFEWKEKGIEFTPRLSSVEQKSTYSGKSVFLPYEERGKLVSLIYQSLSHLFDETIRLHRLIKRTPEWKIPSEDDFLSESEFVRLSEYDPKLSYEEKNTLLKSLEFPSDYLQFIKIGLSLEKRTEDSFKEIWRSVEGNSNLSTYTKFYVAKNIAEFYFTKKEFSKSIEYATAARKERESLKSVFHSDYADTISLLGKALVLDGKKEEAVYYLTSARKLYDTLGLLLDPSSVENSYFYGLLLYDLTQPELASYELSSIRGEVSNGPDQVYLDFNLAKVYYDLGRYDAALTLLKDQRQIIINESLANHDIALYSYNLYAATLYKSGKWSVAKSVWESIVNAKSTYGIEDKPYHRFALFNLAVLSKLRNNPEQTETYYKQYVKLSPYGQIVDLPSTDRFEIGKSIYPYTWDKPNPNSFAELEEKTIRSYTGRYLFNGQDEEIRARTYENRLEDTNLFLDDLLNTKAFLSKPMSALRKTLFGDLKRFEKGNQIVFFDIGPALNHPEYPGVTSLAVAKHFSGMEVVLWELPGEVDLFLKKVKPELKDRLYAFPNIRILSADGVGEFQSVYPDPKNWILRNRPIPNLKGKTIIIRAANSIDIYEPYTKILPHFQNIGSELKNNPILYFFNRSILLKPAGKEKFILIGNQSIRGFHHNFQSLDRNGEPPYSILPFTVSEEVNQ, encoded by the coding sequence TTGTCCCGCTTTCAAAAAAATACCCTCCTTACCTTTTCTTTATTGGCGTTTGTCGCCTATGCACCGTTATACTATTCGATTCGTAATGCGATCAAAAAAGAAACCTTACCGGTACCTTACGCATCCCCCGAAACTGTTTCCTATTTTAGTTTAGGAGATTGGGAAGTTCAGGGAAAAGAATCCGATCCCAAAACCCTTAGGATCCTTTCCGAACTCATTGATTTTGAATTCCAAAAAGTCACAGGGGGAGTTTATCTCGGGAAAGAAAACTCTCTCTCTTCCGCCAAAAAACAAAGGACCAATTTTTTATTGTTTGGGACTTTTGAGTGGAAAGAGAAGGGGATCGAATTCACTCCCCGCTTAAGTTCTGTCGAACAAAAATCCACTTACTCTGGTAAATCAGTATTTCTCCCTTATGAAGAACGTGGTAAATTAGTTTCTCTTATATATCAGTCCCTTTCTCATCTTTTCGATGAAACCATTCGTTTGCACCGTTTGATCAAACGAACACCTGAATGGAAAATTCCATCTGAAGATGATTTTTTATCAGAGTCCGAGTTTGTTAGGTTATCCGAATATGACCCAAAATTGTCCTATGAAGAAAAAAACACCCTTCTCAAGTCTTTAGAGTTTCCTTCTGATTATTTGCAGTTCATAAAGATTGGACTCAGTTTAGAAAAAAGGACGGAGGATTCATTCAAAGAAATTTGGCGCAGCGTAGAGGGGAATTCCAATCTTTCCACCTATACGAAGTTCTATGTTGCAAAAAACATTGCAGAATTCTATTTCACAAAAAAAGAATTTAGCAAATCCATTGAATATGCAACTGCTGCCAGAAAAGAAAGAGAATCTCTCAAATCCGTCTTTCATAGTGATTATGCCGACACCATTTCCTTACTTGGGAAAGCACTTGTCCTTGATGGAAAAAAAGAAGAAGCGGTTTACTACTTAACATCAGCACGAAAACTCTATGATACCTTGGGCCTTCTTTTGGATCCATCCTCGGTTGAAAATTCTTATTTTTATGGCCTTCTTCTTTATGATCTGACTCAACCTGAACTTGCTTCTTATGAATTGTCCTCCATCCGAGGAGAGGTTTCCAATGGTCCTGATCAAGTTTATTTGGATTTTAATTTGGCGAAGGTATACTATGATTTAGGTCGTTATGATGCCGCCTTGACTTTGTTAAAAGATCAAAGACAAATCATTATAAATGAAAGTTTGGCCAATCATGACATTGCTTTGTATTCCTATAATTTATATGCTGCTACTCTTTACAAATCTGGAAAATGGAGTGTCGCAAAATCAGTTTGGGAATCCATTGTGAATGCAAAATCCACCTATGGAATTGAAGATAAACCTTATCACCGGTTTGCACTTTTTAACCTGGCAGTCCTTTCTAAACTTCGAAATAATCCAGAACAAACAGAAACTTATTACAAACAATACGTAAAACTCTCGCCTTATGGACAAATTGTGGACTTACCCTCCACAGATCGTTTTGAAATCGGAAAGTCCATATATCCTTATACTTGGGATAAACCAAATCCTAATTCTTTTGCAGAGTTAGAAGAAAAGACAATCAGGTCGTATACAGGCCGTTATCTGTTTAATGGACAGGATGAAGAGATTCGAGCAAGGACTTATGAAAATAGATTAGAAGATACCAATCTATTTTTAGATGATTTGTTAAATACAAAGGCCTTTTTATCGAAACCCATGTCAGCCCTTCGTAAAACATTGTTTGGCGACTTAAAACGATTTGAAAAAGGAAACCAAATTGTATTTTTTGATATAGGTCCTGCTTTAAATCATCCAGAATATCCTGGTGTTACCTCTCTTGCCGTTGCCAAACATTTTTCTGGAATGGAAGTCGTATTATGGGAGTTACCTGGTGAAGTGGATTTATTTTTAAAGAAAGTAAAACCTGAATTAAAAGATAGGCTTTATGCTTTTCCGAACATTCGTATCCTTTCTGCCGATGGAGTGGGTGAGTTTCAGTCTGTTTATCCAGATCCCAAAAATTGGATTTTGCGAAATCGACCAATTCCGAATCTAAAGGGAAAAACCATCATCATTCGTGCGGCTAACTCAATTGATATCTATGAGCCTTATACAAAGATCCTTCCTCATTTCCAAAACATTGGAAGCGAACTAAAAAACAATCCGATCCTTTATTTTTTCAATAGAAGTATCCTCTTAAAACCTGCTGGAAAAGAAAAATTCATTCTCATCGGGAACCAATCCATTAGAGGATTTCACCATAACTTTCAAAGTTTGGATCGTAATGGAGAACCTCCTTACTCCATCCTTCCGTTTACTGTCAGTGAGGAAGTAAACCAATGA